The window ATGCAGAGCACCTCCTGATGGTATGCAGAGCACCTCCAGTTGGTAGGTAGAGCACCTCCAGTTGGCATGCAGAGCACCTCCAGTTGGTAGGTAGAGCACCTCCAGTTGGCATGTAAAGTACCTCCAGTTAGAATGTAGAGCAACTCCAGTTGGCATGCAGAGCACCTCCAGTTGGCATGCAGAGCACCTCTAGTTGGCATGTAGGGCACCTCCAGTTGGCATGTAAAGTACCTCCAGTTAGAATGTAGAGCACCTCCAGTTAGAATATAGAGCACCTCCAGTTGGCATGTACAGCACCTCCAGTTGGCATGTAGAGCACCTCCAGTTGGCATGCAGAGAACCTCCAGTTGGCATGCAGAGCACCTCCAGTTGGCATGCAGAGCACCTCTAGTTGGCATGCAGAGCACCTCCAGTTGGCATGTAGAGCACCTCCAGTTGGCACCTCCAGTATCTTTCCATGTCTCCCCCTGCCTCAGTGTGAACCCATAGCCCAGACATGCTCCTCTCTCTGGGGTCAGACTGTCTGTGTCCCTCTACGAgctttcccacacacacacacacacacacacacacacacacacacacacacacacacacacacacacacacacacacaccctctcctgaCCCTGGTAGATTTATGCTTGCTCTGACAGTAGGGGCTCCCACCTGGGCAAACACACTGCCCCTGGATTCCCTGGCCACTGCTTATTGTGCTAACAAGACCTCTCACAGGACCAGGCCTCTGCGTAACAGGACAGGCCCTCTCCACAACCCACACTGCTACTGAAAACAATACCCTCAGGGGGAGCATGtcgacccaacacacacatacacactctctcacatacacacctcCTCAGCAGCCTGTGTCTGCAGACTCTGCCAGTGTTTTGTCAGACAGGGCTGGCTGGTGTTTGGATGGGATGAGTGTGTTTATTTCTTTAGTGTTCCCCCAGCAGGTCCTTGGTcatctctctggctggctggaggCCACAGGTGGATGTGGACCGTAATGGAAATTACACTGTTCCTCAAGATCTTATTTGCAAAATACAAAATATAGTGCAATTTCCTTCTATGTGAGGGTTATAAGAAATTATCTAATCCAAGTGGGTCAGTGGGAGTCTGAGCTAACGGCAGCATTGAGACTGAGCTAACGGCAGCATTGAGTCTGAGCTAACGGGAGCATTGAGACTGAGCTAAAGGCAGCATTGAGACTGAGCTAAAGGCAGCATTGAGACTGAGCTAACAGGAGCATTGAGACTGAGCTAACGGCAGCATTGAGACTGAACTAACGGCAGCATTGAGACTGAGCTAACGGCAGCATTGAGACTGAGCTAACAGGAGCATTGAGACTGAGCTAACGGCAGCATTGAGACTGAGCTAACGGCAGCATTGAGACTGAGCTAACGGCAGCATTGAGACTGAGCTAACGGCAGCATTGAGACTGAACTAACGGGAGCATTGAGTCTGAGCTAACGGGAGCATTGAGACTGAGCTAAAGGCAGCATCGAGACTGAGCTAACGGCAGCATTGAGACTGAGCTAACGGCAGCATTGAGACTGAGCTAACGGCAGCATTGAGTCTGAGCTAACGGCAGCATTGAGTCTGAGCTAACGGCAGCATTGAGTCTGAGCTAATGGCAGCATTGAGACTGAGCTAACGGCAGTATTGAGACTGAGCTAACGGCAGCATTGAGACTGAGCTAACGGCAGCATTGAGTCTGAGCTAACGGCAGAATTGAGTCTGAGCTTACGGCAGCATTGAGACTGAGCTAACGGCAGCATTGAGACTGAGCTAAAGGCAGCATTGAGTCTGAGCTAACGGCAGCATTGAGTCTGAGCTAACGGCAGCATTGAGTCTGAGCTAACGGCACCGTGGAGATGGAGGTGTAAGACACAGGGACAGAGGAATAGTCAGTGGCAGCAGGGGGAGCCTGCTGGGTAAAACTGGGAGTCTAACTGCTGGTGGATTCCTAACACGCTGTAGATCTCTACTGTGGTAGTCCCTCAGAGCACGCTTCCACTGCGCTCCGGGACTCTTTCAAAAGTAACTTTTGTCCCGATGCTTTCTGGGGGCTGTGAGGTGTTAAAAAGGTCAGCAGGGGAAGCTGACCCCAGAACAGATCCCTCATGCCCCAGTCCAGACTGCCAGTCTGCATTACTGAGAGGACTGAGGGGGGAGGAGCCTAGTGTCCCGCAGGGTGACCTCCCCAAACTCTACactttactcacacacacacgcacacacacacacacacacacacacacacacacacacacacacgtttgcatGTCTACAATCGTACAGCTGTTGACATGTTCATGTTCATCCCAGTCACATACATTAATATCCTTATATAGAATTACCACTGAGATTATGTGGTATGTAATGTGTTTCAGGTAATGTAACTCTTGCTTCCTTCTTTTGCttccttgccccccccccccccctgtgagTAAGTGAGTGGGCAGCTGTGAGTCCGGAGTGAAGACTTGAAGCCCCACCTTGCTACCCCTGTGGCCCTCTATCCCTTTCCCTCCTCAAACCAGCTCCCACCTCCcactcccgctctccctccccactTCTGAGTGACATTGATACAGCAGCCAGCCACAAGCCTCGACTCTGCGTACTCCCTGGGCGACAAACTTGACAGATTCTCGGCCAGTGGATAGAGACATAAATCTATCACTCACCTCACCTGTctgccagacacacagacacacaacccaTCCACCCCTGACTCTACGCTATCTGCCTgtttctacctcctcctccttgtaGAGCATACACACATCCTATGctctatctgtccatctctcactctcgTCTCTCCACCCTCCCAACCCCCATCTCGCTGTCAATGACCTCTCTATTTGCCATCTAACCCGactcctccttctctcactctctcttgtgcacaaacgcacacacacacacacacacacacacttctaattTAAGTTCCATTCCAGGTAAATCGATGAATGGCAACTCTCTGCTGGCTGCACTCACAGTCCTGTTCCTTTCACCATGTCTCAAACTCAGCTTCCCAATGGTCCACTGGCTCCAGGCACAGGCTACTGTTTCAGATGGATTGATCTTTTCTGGTCTGCTGCTGTGGGCAAATACCTCTTTATTTTTCATCCTCCTACACTTGGAGTGGCAGATGTAACCTTATTTAGATACCAGCAGCTTGTTTACCCCTGTCGTGAGGTGATGGGGGGCAGGTGGATGCCTGTGAtgtagagagaaacactctgGGTGTGTgaagtggaggtggaggaggtggtggaggggggaTGAATTGATGCCAATGGCTGCCTTTCTAAGAGTAGTATGATTGCATCTCTTCCAAACACATGGGCTTGAAGGGTCAGAGGGTTGGCAGGGCTCCCAATGATAGCATCGCTGTCCTACAGGTGTGTCCTACATGCCTTTGTGTCCCAGACACTCTATCAGGCTCTGTAAGGCTGTCACACCAGGCTGTCACACCAGGCTATCCTGGCCCCTGTAAAAGAAGCTGCAATGTTCCACTCTGCCTACATGGGCTGTGATTGACTGCACAGATGTAGGGAATATGTTTTATGTTTCTGCCGCTATCAAAATCAGAAGGTCTCATTAAACTCTGTTATTTACGTTCATCACACCAGCCCCTTCCCCTCCTCGCTGCTGAGTCGTATCAAATCGCCGTGGTGATGCAGAGATTGTTAATTGCTGTCTAAATAACAGCTGTGTGTCAGAGTGAAAGAAATTCATGTTGAGGGAGGCACCAGTCACAATAAAACTGTCACACAGTATTTTATCAGGGCTGTTCCATTCCATGAAACGAGTCGCAAGGCTAGAGCCAACAGGGCTAGAGCCAACAGGGCTAGAGCCAACAGGGCTAGTGCCAACAAGGCGTACACAGTCTCCTCTTACTGCTGTCtcacagtgtttctctctcaattcaatttaattcaatttaagggctttattggcatgggaaacatatgttatcattgccaaagtaagtgaactagataataaacaaaagtgtcAATTGAAGTGtcaatctctctgtccttttgtctttgtctttctcattgaaatgtaattctctctctcattcctttttCCTCTATCTGTTTAaagtgtgattttttttattgtaaattGTCAGTGtatcactgtatctctctctctcatttggtcTCAGACTCTCTTCATATCTATCTATCactgtctcacccccccccccccccctcaaagatATATTATTTCTGGTAAAATAAAACCCTCACTAATCTGGGTGAAACGCAGCACCTGGCCAACAGTGTTCAGTATCTATCCGGTAATTATGTGGTCACGTCCACTGCCTGCTGGGCTGGTTTAACGTTGACGTCCTCACCGATATGACGGttacagtgtgtgtatatgtgcttgtgtctctgtgtgtgtgtgtgcgtgtgtgcgtgtgtgcgtgtgtgcgcgtgtgtgtgtgtgtgtgtgcatgcattcgtgtgtgtgtgtgtgtgtgtgttacgccgTGGGTGGCCAAGGCGGGTCTTGACCTAATGGAATAATCTCCACGACGAGGCTTTCTTTTGTTCCTCTACAAAGGGTCTTAGGTCGGAGAAATCCACCTCAGGTTTTACAGTGTGGAGTTAAACCTCTCAGAcaaaacagaacacagacagacagctcctccACCGGAGACCAATGGCCACAGTCCATTAAAACACAGAGAGGCCTGATGTGTTTGGAGCCATTGTGCTGTTCCTGTTCCTAGCCCATTGATGTTTCTGCTCTACAGATTAGACAGAGGAAGCTGAACAGCTGTGGGTGTATGAGTGAgaagtgtgtgtgagggagttaAAAGAAGAAAGTGTTAAGAGGAAAAAAACCGAAAGGAAAGTTGGTGTTTATGTTCTGTATATGTGTGAGTTGTACACATGTCCAACTTTACacataacacacgcacacacacacacacacacacagtgataggGTGTTTGGGCTGTGACCCTGGCAGCACATCCTGTGAGTGAGTCTGTAGACAGAGAGTTTAGGTGAGACAGACCAGGGCCAGCAGAGACAATACAACTGGACAAACATGGACCTATCCTTTTCACCTTTGACCCCTCTCACTGACCAGGGGGCAGGAGGACAAACAATGACAGACAGGGAAAAATACagcctggaatatacaaggtctgaggttATCTGCCTTTGGtttaaagagcaggaacccagacttcttcaaagaaattggaaatacagacattgtaatcctacaagaaacatggtatgaaggagacggacccactggttgccctctaggttacagagagctggtagtcgcatccaccaaactaccaggtgtgaaacagggaagagactcaggcaGTATGCTAATTTGATATAGAGCAGACCAAACCCACTCTATtcaattagtcaaaacaggaacatctggctagaaatgatTTCAACAGAGAAAAAAGTCCTCATGTGTgttacctatatccccccaatataatccccatactttaatgatgacagcttctccatcctggaggggaagatcaaccatttccaggcccagggacatgtactagtctgtggtgacctaaatgcccAAACTGGACAAAACCTGACACCCTCAGTACACAGGGGGAAAAACACATGCCTGGTGGTGACAGCATTctctcccccatatgcccccctagacacaactacgacaacataatcaacaaaatgggtcacaactcctgcagttCTGTTGGATGTTGGGTATGTatatagtcaatggtaggcttcgaggggactcctgtggtaggtacacctatagctcatctcttggcagtagtactgcaactgctttatcactgacctctacccagagtctcttagagcattcacagtcagtccactgacactcctgtcagatcacagcaaaatctcACACTTCTTGAACAGAGCTTTGCTCATTCATGCGGCATCAAGACATTTTAAGAAATGCTAAAAATGGAAGGAAAatagtgtggaaatctaccaaaaaacaacCAATTCAATTCATTCtggacaatttcctggacaaaatgtttcattgtaacagtgaaggtgtaaacttggcagtagaaaacctaaacagtatatttgacctctcagcttccctatcaaatctaaacactTCAAGCAGTCAaactaagaaaatgaacaacagtgacaaatggtttgatgaagaatgcaaaaacctaagaaagataTTGAGAAAGCTATCCatccaaaaacatagagacccagaaaacccgAGCCTAAGCCTTCACTACGGTGAATTActaaaacaatacaaaaatacactacggaaaaagaaggaacagcacatcagaaatcagctcaatgtaattgaagaagcCATAGACTCTTCTGGGAAAATTGAAAAACTCAaaacaaacacagagttacagtgcctttaaaaagtattcatcccccttggcgtttttcctattttgttgcattacaacctgtaatttaaaaagATTTTTATTtgcatttcatgtaatggacatacacaaaatagtccaaattggtgaagtgaatttaaaaaaaataacttgtttcaaaaaatataaaataaaataaaaactgaaaagtggtgtgtggatatgtattcacccccctttgctatgaagcccctaaataagatctggtgcaaccaattaccttcagaagtcacataattggtTAAACAAagttcacctgtgtgcaatctaagtgtcacatgatctatcacatgatctcagtataaatacacctgttctgaaaggccccagagtctacaacaccactaagcaaggggcgcCACCAAGAaagcgacaccatgaagaccaagtagctctccaaacaggtcagggacaaagttgtggagaagtacagatcagggttgggttataaaaaaatatcagaaactttgaacacgGAGCACCATTCAATCCatgaaaaaaaacaattgaaagaatatggcaacgcaacaaacctgccaagagagggccgcccaccgaaacgcacagaccaggcaaggagggcattaatcagagaggcaacaaagagaccaaagataaccctgaatgggctgcaaagctccacagtggagattggagtatatgcccataggaccactttaagccatacactccacagaatTGGGCTTcacggaagagtgtccagaaaaggccattgcttaaagaaaataataagcaaacacgttcGGTGTTCGCCAAAGGGCATGTGGGAGACTTTCCAACCATATGGAagaaggttctctggtcagacgagactaaaattgagatttttgtccatcaaggaaaacgctatgtctggggCAAACCCAACaactcatcaccccgagaacaccatccccacagtgaagcatggtggtggcagcatcatgctgtggggatgttttctattggcagggactgggaaactggtcagaattgaaggaatgatggatggcgctaaatacagagaaattcttgagggaaacctgtttcagttttacagagatttgagactgggacagagattcaccttcagcaggacaatgaccctaagcatactgctaaagcaacactcgagtggtttaaggggaaatatttaaatgtcttggaatggcctagtcaaagcccagacctcaatccagttgagaatctgtggtatgacttaaagattggtgtacaccagtggaacccatccaacttgaaggagttgTAGcaaaaatgggcaaaaatccaTGGCTAGAGGTGCCAAGCTTtttgagacataccccaagagacttgcagctgtagttatgtacactcaagttctgttttttttgtcttatttcgtgtttgtttcacaataaaaaaatatgttgcatcttcaaagtggtaggcatgttgtgtaaatcaaatgatacaaaccccgcaaaaatctattttaattcctggttgtaaggcaacaaaataggaaaaatgccaagggggtgaactctttcgcaagccactctatctatccaaaatggagatgtttgGATAAACCACTCATCCAATCTTTttagctctataacaaagaacaaaaacatatacaggatcaaatacaaatcatagaatcaactattaaagactaccataacacactggattctccaattactttgaatgaactacagaacaaaatacaaaccctccaacccaaaaaggcctgtggtgttgatggtatcctcaattaaattatcaaatatacagacaacaagtTCCAGTTGGCTGAACTAAAACTCTAACATTATCCTCAGCTCCGGCaacttccccaatatttggatcAATTGACTGATCACCACAAACCACAAAgaggagacaaatttgaccccaagaACTACCGGAGGATATGCATCAACatcaaccttgggaaaatcctctgcattatcattaacagcagacttgtaaaaaaaaaagtctcAAAAGTCTTCTTTTggctcaatttggcatgagggtctgcttgTCACGATCATGTGTAGAGACTGACCAagtacgtagagttccacatctttattatcAAGTGAAACTTTGAGCAAAAACAAATAAAGGACCAAcgaaacgtgactacgtggtgcatAAATACGAAATAATATCCCAcgaacacaggtgggaaaaacagcaacttaaatatgatccccaattagagtcAACAATTACCAGCTGAGTGTAATTGGGAACCAAACCAACACACCAACATAGACATtttaaactagaacaccccctcaTCActccctgacctactacaccatagagaaacaagggctctctatgttcagggcgtgacagtacaccccccccccccccccgcaaaacctgaaaccaaatgggAGGGTTAGGGGGGGGATGACTagtgtcggtggcggctccggtgcgggtcGTAGCACCCTCCCAGACCCCAGATCTGACCATGGCGCCTGGCTGAACgacgtgcctggactgggcatcggcacAGAGAAGGGCTCCGGCCCTGGAGCTGGGATGGACGCCGTGCCtagactgggcaccggcgcagaggaaggctccggccttggagctggGCTGTTCGCAGTGTCTGGATTGGgaaccggcgcagaggaaggctctggccttGGAGCTGGGCTGTTCGCCGTGTCTGGATTGGACACCGGCGCAGAGgagggctcctgccatggagctggactggacaccatgcctggactgggcaccggcacaGGAGGTTCCGGATcgttgaccgtcgctggaggttctggACCATttaccgtcgctggaggttccggaccgttgaccgttgctggaggttccagactgtggaccgtctcaggaggttccggactgtggaccatcTCAGGAGGTTACAGACTGTGaaacgtaccggactggggacacaCAGTTCAGGGCGAGTGCAAGGAGGAGACACAGAACGTACCGGACTGGGAAgacgtactggagacctggtgcgtggagctccacaacgattaccagctgcctctaattgggaaccaaaccaaaacaccaacatagacaTTTTAAACTAGAACACCTCATCACGCCCTGActtactacaccatagagaaacaagggctctctatggtcagggagtgacacTGCTATACAAATTGTGTTGGgggaaaacatacaacattataaaatgaatgtacacaaacaacaagtgggcggttaaaatgggcaaaaaaatAATTCTTTCCACAGGGCTGGGTGGgtaagacagggatgcagcttaagccccaccctcttcaacatatgtATCGACGAATTGGTGatggcactagaacagtctgcagcacctcaccctgctagaatctgaagtcaaatgtttactgtttgctgatgatctggagcttctgtcaccaaccaagaagTGCCTACAGCAgtacctagatcttctgcacagatactgtcagacctgggtcctgacagttaatctcagtaagacaaaaaattATGGTGTTCCACAAAAGGTACAgctgccaggaccacaaatacaaattccatctagacaccatagCCCTAGAGTTCacaaaaaaacgatacatacctcggcATAAACATccgtgccacaggtaacttccacaaagctgtgaacgatctgagagacaaagaaagaaggaccttctatgccatcaaaaggaacataaaattcaacatacaaATTAATATCCGGTTAAAAATACATGAATCAGTTACAGAACCCATTGtcctttacggttgtgaggtctggggtccactcaccaaccaagaattcactaaatgagacaaacaccaaattaagactctgcatgcagaattctgcaaaaatatcctccatgttcaacgtaaaacaccaaataatgcatgcggagcagaattaggccaatacccgctaatgatcaaaatccagaaaagagacgttgaATTCTACCACCACCTAGAAGGAAGCGATTGCCAAACCATCAATAAcgaagccatcacctacagagaaattaacctggagaagagtcccctaagcaagctggtcctggggctctgttcacaaacacaaacagatgccacagagccccaggacagcaacacaattagatccaaccaaatcatgagaaaacaaaaagataatgtcctgacacattggaaagtatgtacaaaaaaacagagcaaactgaatgctatttgaccctaaacagagagtacacagtggcagaatacctgtccactgtgactgacccaaaatgaaggaaaacttttactatgtacagactcagtgagcatagccttgccgtTGAGAACGGCCGCCGtgggcagacatggctctcaagagaagacaggctatgtgcacactgcccacaaaatgtggtttaaactgagctgcacttctgtcacaccctgatctgtttcacctgccttcgtgcttgtctccaccccccaccaggtgtctcccatctcaTCTCATTATGCCCTGAGTATTTATACATGCCttcgtgcttgtctccacccctcaaAAGTGGGTCTCCCGTCTCTCCTCATTATGCCCTGAGTATTTATACCTGCCttcgtgcttgtctccaccccccaccaggtgtctcacaTCTCTCCTCATTATGCCCTGAGTATTTATACCTGCCttcgtgcttgtctccaccccccaccaggtgtctcacaTCTCTCCTCATTATGCCCTGAGTATTTATACCTGCCTTTTCTGTttatctgttgccagttcgtcttgtcccgTCAAGTCCTACCAGCCTGTTCCAGTGTTTCCTGTACTCTAGTTTTTGGTTTTCCTAGTCTTCACAGTTCTGACCCTTCTGCCTGTCCTgatcctgcctgctgtcctgatcctgcctgctgtcctgatcctgcctgctgtcctgatcctgcctgctgtcctgatCCTGCTTGCCTGCTGTCCTgatcctgcctgctgtcctgatCCTGCCACTGTCCTGATcctgcctgcatgcctgcctgcctccctgcctgctgtcctgatcctgcctgcctactgtcctgatcctgcctgcctactgtcctgatcctgcctgcctgctgtcctgcctgcctgcctgcctgctgtcctgatcctgcctgcctgctgtcctgatcctgcctgcctgctgtcctgatcctgcctgcctgctgtcctgatCCTGCTGTCCTGatcctgcctgcctgctgtcctgcctgcctgcctgctgtcctgcctgctgtcctgcctgctgtcctgcctgctgtcctgcctgctgtcctgcctgctgtcctgcctgctgtcctgcctgctgtcctgcctgctgtcctgcctgcctgactctgatttggattacGACTCTTTACATGCCTTGACCTACCTTTTGTCTACGTCTTGTACTataataaactctgagactcGTACTATCTGCATCTGGTTCCGcatctgtgtctgcatctgggtcttagcctGATCCTTGTTAACTTCCtatcctcctgccaaatgtatgaccatactagagacacatattttcctcagattacacagacaaacaaagaattcaaaaaacaaatccaattttgataaactcccatatctatttggtgaaataccacagtgtgcaatcacagcagcaagatttgtgacctgttgctacaagaaaagggtaaccagtgaagaacaccattgtaaatacaacccatatttatgtttatttattttcccttttgtactttaactatttgcacatcattacaacactgtatatagacataataggACATTTGAAGTgtatattattttggaacttttgtgagtgtaatgtttactgttcattttttattgtttatttcacttttatctatttcacttgctttggcaatgtaaacctatgtttcccatgccaatacagcCCCATAAATTGAAATAGAAAAatacagtgacagagagagacagaggaaaagacagacacacagagagagatgtaaacatatgtttcccatgccaataaagccctttgaatttaattgaattcagagatagaggggggggggggggggggtagaggggagagagagggg of the Oncorhynchus clarkii lewisi isolate Uvic-CL-2024 chromosome 3, UVic_Ocla_1.0, whole genome shotgun sequence genome contains:
- the LOC139385157 gene encoding putative per-hexamer repeat protein 5, with translation MTSVGGGSGAGRSTLPDPRSDHGAWLNDVPGLGIGTEKGSGPGAGMDAVPRLGTGAEEGSGLGAGLFAVSGLGTGAEEGSGLGAGLFAVSGLDTGAEEGSCHGAGLDTMPGLGTGTGGSGSLTVAGGSGPFTVAGGSGPLTVAGGSRLWTVSGGSGLWTISGGYRL